Proteins found in one Dermacentor silvarum isolate Dsil-2018 chromosome 8, BIME_Dsil_1.4, whole genome shotgun sequence genomic segment:
- the LOC119460958 gene encoding serine/arginine repetitive matrix protein 1-like, producing the protein MTLKTFIRQYLPSCTWTLLCLPRQANPVEKDHLPKTIARPRPEESSVAHGAKPSTSFVTTDAQKTILTLKRENEMLRHNISILYKTAKHLVDSKEKEIVNLKRRLDNLVFKRNRGSQNSSHATASGGAQQQRNSPSTPTTRSTRDSPLQIPCRRNQALQNSPVDTTSARDARHHYQEQSESGDSPRTPSTQISCGSPLQEHSCHMQPAMPTKANADMSEDLQRLYQYNSVKPENRTEFSRVPALALTPQKKKIASRGVVTPTKSAAQLNARRLVRNSIKNVTGSPTKQPRRLEVYKKNGSSPFKRRRASERTAFSQNLGTAPHKERGGASRSEIPPERWVWEPHVRQPRTPPYSGSRVSERPRTPNQGWPEEPVNKYYGSPPLREKTVPKGSQTPPDYQTRTSGGAIHHTPPPKKKRVVKGPHTPPEEQSVQWTVDKSETPPLDGKIVSEVRQTKLEDHRTDSPATRSKVTEIGGPSKNAVAPVRLASGRSSPYQEMTAGSGRPSVEVRPRERLGIKRRRSPSEPTRNKRVPESSSTVEKPLRACSPGRGLAVENWRDHSPREFKDSRSMPARRHRSRSRSLSASPPPRPRSPWQHSQAHRITVRDHFGVHPERHRIPSHRRHSPDDRNIRRRSRERYSPLPRRHHRSERPVRSPSPPRLGRTPRRQPSPGRRPRSPLVRDKVAKVGPPSKQPAKGPDKRTSSVVRSVVLVQAKEDTGVRQEPDVPRPPPEDTVPCPLGM; encoded by the exons ATGACTCTAAAGACTTTCATTCGCCAGTATCTGCCGAGTTGCACTTGGACACTTCTGTGCTTACCAAGACAAGCGAACCCAGTTGAAAAGGACCACCTTCCAAAAACTATCGCGAGACCTCGTCCAGAGGAAAGTTCG GTTGCACATGGTGCCAAGCCCAGCACCTCTTTTGTAACAACTGATGCACAAAAGACCATTCTTACATTGAAAAGAGAGAATGAGATGCTGAGGCACAATATTTCCATTTTGTACAAGACAGCCAAGCACCTTGTGGACTCAAAGGAGAAAGAGATCGTAAACTTGAAGCGAAG GTTAGACAACCTTGTGTTCAAAAGGAACCGGGGGTCGCAAAATTCGTCGCATGCCACAGCAAGTGGAGGTGCGCAACAGCAGCGCAATTCACCCAGTACACCGACAACGCGGAGCACTCGTGATTCTCCTCTTCAAATCCCCTGCAGGAGAAACCAAGCTTTACAGAACTCACCGGTTGACACTACAAGCGCAAGAGATGCACGGCATCATTATCAGGAGCAAAGTGAGTCAGGCGATTCACCTagaacaccttccacacaaatcTCTTGTGGCTCTCCCCTCCAGGAGCACAGTTGTCATATGCAGCCTGCTATGCCGACAAAAGCAAATGCTGACATGTCGGAGGATTTGCAGCGACTTTATCAGTACAACAGTGTAAAGCCCGAAAACAGAACTGAGTTCAGCCGGGTGCCTGCATTAGCGCTTACaccacagaagaaaaaaattgcttccAGAGGAGTGGTCACTCCAACAAAGTCTGCAGCACAGTTAAATGCAAGAAGGCTAGTCAGAAATAGCATCAAGAACGTAACTGGGTCCCCAACCAAGCAACCAAGGAGGCTGGAAGTGTACAAAAAGAATGGTTCCTCACCGTTCAAAAGGAGAAGGGCTTCTGAAAGAACCGCATTTTCTCAAAATCTTGGCACAGCACCCCACAAAGAGAGAGGAGGTGCTTCGAGATCAGAAATTCCACCCGAACGTTGGGTGTGGGAACCACATGTCAGGCAGCCAAGGACACCACCCTACTCTGGTAGTAGGGTTTCTGAAAGACCCCGCACACCAAATCAAGGCTGGCCCGAGGAACCAGTTAATAAATATTACGGTTCGCCCCCACTCAGAGAAAAAACGGTTCCTAAGGGTTCCCAAACACCACCCGATTACCAGACAAGGACATCGGGCGGAGCGATCCATCATACTCCACCACCCAAAAAAAAGAGAGTTGTTAAAGGACCACATACGCCACCTGAGGAGCAGTCGGTGCAGTGGACTGTTGATAAATCCGAGACTCCTCCACTCGATGGTAAAATAGTTTCTGAAGTAAGGCAAACTAAACTCGAAGACCACCGAACGGACTCGCCTGCAACGCGGTCTAAAGTTACTGAGATTGGTGGACCATCAAAAAACGCTGTGGCACCAGTTAGGCTTGCGAGTGGCAGGTCGTCACCGTACCAGGAGATGACTGCTGGGTCGGGCAGACCGTCGGTAGAAGTCCGACCTAGGGAACGTTTGGGAATCAAGCGCAGGAGGTCCCCTAGTGAACCAACACGCAACAAACGTGTGCCTGAAAGCAGCTCCACTGTAGAGAAGCCTCTCAGAGCGTGCTCTCCTGGGCGTGGCTTGGCAGTGGAGAACTGGAGAGATCACAGTCCACGAGAGTTCAAAGACTCCCGCAGCATGCCAGCAAGACGGCACAGATCTCGTTCGCGCTCCTTGTCAGCTTCACCTCCACCAAGGCCCCGCTCTCCGTGGCAGCACTCACAAGCTCACAGGATAACAGTGCGTGACCACTTTGGCGTTCACCCCGAAAGACACAGAATTCCAAGCCACCGGCGCCATAGTCCCGATGATAGAAATATCCGTCGGCGATCGCGAGAGCGTTATTCTCCCTTGCCTCGCCGACACCATCGGTCAGAAAGGCCTgtgcgttcaccgtctccacctCGACTCGGAAGGACGCCTCGAAGACAACCTTCACCTGGAAGGAGACCAAGGAGTCCTTTGGTAAGAGATAAGGTGGCCAAAGTGGGTCCACCGAGCAAGCAGCCAGCTAAGGGGCCAGACAAAAGGACATCGAGCGTGGTTAGGAGTGTTGTGTTGGTGCAAGCGAAAGAGGACACTGGTGTGCGTCAGGAGCCGGATGTTCCGAGACCGCCTCCTGAGGACACAGTTCCTTGTCCGCTAGGAATGTGA